A window of Candidatus Methylomirabilota bacterium genomic DNA:
GTGGAAGACTACGCCACCGTCCTACTGCGTTCGGCGAGCGGCATCATCGGAACCATCGAGGTCGGCAATACCTTCCCGCGCGATGGCACCGACGGCGAGTGGAAGATCGCGGGCCGCGATGCCATCCTAGCCCTCAAGGACGGCGTCATACGCCTCACCACGGCCCACGGCGACGAGACCATGCCGGGGCAACCCGAGGAGCCGCTGGCCCTGACGTCGCTGCGCGATCTCCTGAGCTGCTGGCGACGGGGCGCGCCGCCGCCGACCAGCGTCGACGACTGTCTCCGAATCGCGGAACTCATCGACCAGGCCTACGAACTCGCCGGCCGGCCCTATGCGTGAGGCTCCCACCATGCGACCCCATGAGGAGACGATCTCGGTCGGCGGCATCGACGTCCACGCGTGGATCGGCGGGCAGGGTGACCCGCTGCTGGTGCTCCACGGCGCCGGTGGCAACCGGGGATGGACGCGCTGGGTACAGCAGGTCTCGGAGCATTTCACGGTGTGGGCGCCCACGCACCCCGGCTTCGGGCGCTCGGGCGACGCCGACTGGATGGAGGGCATCGACGACCTCGCCAGGTTCTATCTGTGGTTCATCGACGCCGCCGGGCTCGGCCGGCCGCACGTGCTCGGCCACTCGATCGGCGGGTGGACGGCGGCGGAGATGGCGGCGATGAGCCCGCCCTCGATCGGCCGGCTCGTCCTCGTGGCGCCCGTGGGCCTCAAGCCGGAGACGGGGGAAATCCTCGATGTCTTCTACTATCCGCCCCCTCAGCTCCTCGACCTGACCGTCCACGACCCGAAGACGATTCCCGAGTGGGACGAGCTGTTCGGCCGCAAGCCCACGCCGCCCGAGCTGGAGATCGCCACGCGCAACCGGGAGATGGCGGCGCGGCTCACCTGGAAGCCGTACATGCACAATCCGCGTCTCGCCCGGTTCCTGCCCCGGGTGACGAATCCGACGCTGATCGTCTGGGGCCGCGAAGATCGTATCGTCCCCGTCGAGTGCGGCGAGCAGTACCGGCGGCTCCTGCCCCACGCGACGCTGACCGTGCGAGAGAAGTGCGGCCACCTGCCGCCGATCGAGCAGCCCGACGCCTTCGCGCGGCTGGTGCTCGACTTCCTCCCCGCGCCGCTCCCGGCGGCGCCAGGACACGCGCGGTCGTGAAGCTCTACTACTTCAGCGAGATGCCGCACCACGAGTTCCCCGACGAGGAAGGCGAGAAGTATCCATCGCTCCGGCTCGAGCTGCCCAACCGCTTCTTCAGCCCGCAGAAAGCCGCCGCGAACTACCAGCGCTACCTCACCGAGTACGAGTTCGCCGACCAGGCGGGCTTCGACGGCCTCATGATCAACGAGCACCATTCGACGCCCTCGTGCGTGAACGTGGGCGTCAACATGACCGCGGCC
This region includes:
- a CDS encoding alpha/beta hydrolase, whose translation is MRPHEETISVGGIDVHAWIGGQGDPLLVLHGAGGNRGWTRWVQQVSEHFTVWAPTHPGFGRSGDADWMEGIDDLARFYLWFIDAAGLGRPHVLGHSIGGWTAAEMAAMSPPSIGRLVLVAPVGLKPETGEILDVFYYPPPQLLDLTVHDPKTIPEWDELFGRKPTPPELEIATRNREMAARLTWKPYMHNPRLARFLPRVTNPTLIVWGREDRIVPVECGEQYRRLLPHATLTVREKCGHLPPIEQPDAFARLVLDFLPAPLPAAPGHARS